The segment AATGTCTAGTTCCTGCTCCATCAGGGCCGCCTCCTCATCCACCTCAGCCGCCTTGGTGGTCAGtgtcaggtcaaggtcatcatCTGACTCCTCCTTGGGGGGCAGATCCTCTTCTTCACTTTCAGGCTCCCTTGCTTTGGGATTTTTCTCACCAAGTATACTTCGTAATCTTTCTTCAATTTCCTTTTTACTCTGTGGCTTGGCAcctgtttttatcatttgaagacAATTTGACAGATTGAAAGATAGTTATTACCTACATataaaaaggtacatgtagaacaCCAACTCCAGTCTTATCTCCCTCAAAACTGCGTTTTATAAACCTTTTACTGATACATTGGTACGATGGTACATTTTAAATTCAGTTGATTGTAACACAATCGCTGTGTTAagaaaatatataggaaaaaattcatattgttATGCATGCATAGAAAAATCCAGTTTATTTCACTTTTATGGAGGTATAAGAGACACCTCCATTTCATGACATTCACGTACTCTCTTTCAAAATTAACTTTACTATCCTCATTCTGGAATACAATGTATCATGCCAAATAGAACATACTACGCTAGTTGGTCTTACCAAATTCTTCAATTTCATCAGTTTCCATTTTAACATTAACTGTGTCGTCACCAAAGATGTCCTCTACATCGTCGTACTTTATGGTCGACCTCTTTGCACTAAGGGCTGTCTTTGCTTCCCCTGTTTGTTCCTGAAGCTGTTTGGAGCGGAAACTCTCCTTcctttatgcaaaaaaaaaacagtttcagACATGTTAACTTGACAAAATAACTACTGTTACAGAACAACATATATCAAATACTCTGAAACAATTTGTCTTGCTACATAGAACAAGAATTATATAATATACTCTTCATCCAAGTTTTACAgtcaattaaaaaacaattacctGGACTTGCTTATCAAACCTCTTTCATCTGCAATGAATGAAAGTCATCATATTACATAAGGCAATGACAAAGGAGAGGTGAAGGAATAACaacttttatttgaatattaaataacaatttttaaccgggttttccaacggaaaaatccggttattaaaatggtgaaaatggcaggcgggcgggcggctgccaaaagggtatcctcattgtacggataactcctcctacagttttcaagataagaagttgttcttttgcagatcaattgtacatatatcagaggtgtgcatattggtaggattttgatttccgataatttatcaaaaaaataccagcttttgaacttagtcattttttggcaaaatattgcatataggataccctcattgtacggataactcctcctacagttctcaagataggaagttgttcttttgcagatcaattgtacatatatcagaggtgtgcatattgctaggattttgatttctgattatttatgaaaaaaataccagcttttgaacttagtcattttttggcaaaatattgcatatagggtactccatttcactggatacgggttgacatggattatggatacagttcacataaaagaaaacccggtttgctgtcacattgagagcttttcacttgttactAAATGGAGTCGTTTTACAAGATGCAAAATTACTTTCTCCTCAACAAAATTGCATATTTCAGGCTTAAATACCTGTATATCAGCTATAATGACAAGACACAAATGCCCCATCTACATATAAAATAGGTAAATGCCAGAAATTTGTTCAATACATAGAGCAACGAAAGGGAGGTACCAACATCAGATTTAAAATTATTCGATGTGCAGATCCAAAAAATTCTCcattggggggtggggtgggtggTAGGGGTGTTTCTATTTAGGTTTAAACTTTCTACGGGGGAAACAGACCCCCTACCCTGTAGAACCCTGTCTGGATTCAAAGTTCAACAGTATATAAAATGTAACTGCCTCAAGAGAGCATTAATTTGTAGGGCCACACATCTATCTTTATAAGTTTGTTAGGTATACAAGTCTGATGGTAACAGGTTTAGTTACACAGGTTTATGCTGAATTTTCTATCTTACAAAGCATTTTTGATGTCATCTTACCTCTGTTATTTGTTCCTCTGTTCTTCTGGTACATCTTGCCTGTTTTCTCTGTGCTATGTAACTTTTTATCAGCTAAAATATGCCAGAAGAAGAGAAAAGTTACATCCATATACAGTGATTCAGAAGAAGactgacatatttttgtttctgataaacatgaagaaataaatgcacaattaccaatacaattttttttttaacttaaacatCAATGAACCAATGACCTATAGCTAGAGTAACTATACCCACAAATACGGATGCTTACTTTTCATGGCATATCTCAGAAAGAGATACTTTGACTTTTTAAAGGGCTTTCCAAGACGCCATTTTCCAGGTGGCCATGGAATTTCTGGGGGTGTCCTTTTGGTTGGTTTGACTTTCTCTGCCTTGCTTGTGTCATCTTTTGCCACCTTTACTTTctgtttcttttctttgttCTACAAATTTCAATCTTATGAtggtaaaatttcattattacaaGAAACACATGACCtcttgaaatcatttttttttgtcctaCTGAAAGCAAATATATTCTGAGTTAGCATTCTGCAATGATCTATACACATTGAGTGGCAGATGTAAATGAACATCAATTATTTAAACACACAAGTAAACATCTAACATATTCAGCTTCCTCAAAAAAGGAAGTTCATAAATGTCACTGAAAGTGAAGACAATTTCCTCACCTCTTCATCTGATGATGAGGAAGAACTACTGCTGCTGTCACTGCTGGACCCACTTGAGGAAGATGATGAGGATGATGAAGATGACGATCCTGAGCCATTggatgatgatgaagatgatgaacTACTGCTGGAGGAGTCCCTGGTTTTATTTGATCGTTTGGAGGACCTCTGGTCTTTTCTGGACTGTCTCTCTTTTAAGGAGGATGAAGGCTTTGCTTTCTTGTCTAATGGCTTTTCTTTTTTACTGCTTCCTTTTGAGGATTCTAGAAACACAAATAAAGCATTAGAACAATCTTAACTCCAAAGCAATATTGAAAATACTATTAGCCTACTGGGGCATAAAAACTACTCTCTAGAATTCATCTTTAGAAAATTTACTTTGCactcaaaaaaaataataagattaaATTCTTTagtatcaaaaatatttttttttttattcattatgataAGATCTTGCATATTTACCTGACTTTTTGCTCTTTTCACTGACTTCCATGTCTTTGCTTCCCTTTTCTATTTTGTCTCCATCATCCATCAAATCTAGAACAAAATCATCCTCATCATCTTCCTCCATTTTTTCTGGTTTGGAAACCTCTTCTTTTTTACTCTGACTGGACACTTTTTTAGTAGACTCTTTGGCTTTGGCTGAGGATGTTGGCTTCTTGCTCCCTTGTTTCTTCTTTGAGGTCTCCTCTTCATCTTCAGAGGAACTTGAGGAGGAAGATGAAGATGAAGAACTGCTACTGTCCTTCTTTTGCTTCTTCATGAACTTCTTCTTTCTTggctgttttgttttgtcttttccTAAATTTTAAGATCAATTAACCTAAGGTAAACTGGTAGTACTTCTTGAATTTTTGAGGACAAAAGAAACTTCCAAAATGCAAAAAAACTATCCATTGGTAGTCAGTAGTTATAATTATTATTGGTGTTCTGTTATTTTGATTAATACAGAGTAAAAAGCACTTCTCAATTTATTCAACTTTATTCAAGATACATGCCTCTCCATAAGACTTATTTACTTTCAAAGttcaaaaccattttaaaaccaaaatgaaTGATTTTGACTCTTCCAAATACGGTATATAGTCAAAGAAtctgaaattaatttacattatcTTTGTCATGGAATGCTCAATTAAATTTCCCCATCTAGCCtaaaaatattaagattatCTTACCCATATCTGTGTCTGAAGTTTCTTCTGCCCGACTATCACCTAGCTTGATTTGGTCATAACTCTTGCTGAGTTCAAGCATGGCTCTGGCAGTATAAAGAGGATCCTGCCAAACGACATTACCTAAAAGTAGCACAAGTAACATCCAATACAGACCcatgaaatgaaataatgatataaatgtttattgtataaGTTATAACCTATGAGGTAACCATGTTTCTGAGCttaatgaaaaattcaatgGGTAGAAAATGAATGATTAAATACTATGATTGAGAAAAAACTGTCAAaaaccattttattttatatgcttGCAAAAAATGTTTAACTTAAATTCCATTACTATTCACAATAAAGGATATCTACAATGGCAAGAATAGTTACATATAGTGTATCTCCCACCATTACAATGGTCAGGTGAATGATCTTGATATAAATAACTTACATGATTGATCATCAATCCATTCAACATCTCCAGGATTAAATTCTCTGTAGTATTCAAACACATCTTTAGTATTCATGTCTTTGAGGCCACGGAAATGAATCGCCTCGAGGCGAATTCCTCTACGATCTTCGTCTATTTTGTCTTCCTCTAGACCCAAGCTATAcaataaagtaaataataatcttgaataataatttaaaattttttaaatgacatgaTGAATGGCAAGTTCACATCTCAGCAAATGCTGAACTCATAGTCAGTGTTTTCCCCAGGCCGTTTTTGCATGGCGGTACCGCCATGCATTGaacaggtctaggcaacctccgtttttggaggatagatttTATCCTCCGTTTTTGGGGGATAGATGTATGCGCCCCCTGGTGGATCTTTTCAGATGAAGGGCAATTAACTCTGTTTTTACAAAGGGAGttaactatgaataaaatataattattatactataaaaatatcaccttatttagctattgataattataattattgataatatttaataaatatttaagtttaaataattgcagggctgattttaaagaaaaatatcttatgtgaagactctcacatttttttcaatattctggataattgatatctataaatggtatcattttgattaataaaatttaacaatgtctttttgtgtgaagggattaaatttaaatgatacttaATAACATGTGAATTAATTAGAATAAGAGCTACAAAGTTCCTAAggtatatgcaaacatttactttgtacatgtacaatatagcagATCAAGATATCTATTGTGTGTCTCTCAACGTGAATGAactcattaatgttttaatgagtAATAAACATcactattttgtgatttttattaaatgaaacatgtaaatagtCTATGTCATTTGTAAAACTGAACACAGGAAGTACACACTTTCAAAGCATATTGTGAAAATACTATACATAGAATTTCAAATCCCCGCATACAATCATTAGTTTATTCCCTTAACTTTAATTCCCATATGGTCTGGTGCTTGCATTTTCTCATTAAAGATATGCACGAAGCCTTTGAAATATACCCatgctatcctccaaaaatggAGGATAATTTCACCCACAATGCAAAGTGACTTTCCATATATGGTAAAAATCAGCAGCCATCTTGAAATTGAactatcctccaaaaacggaggttgcctagacctgttGAAGAtcccccgccatgcatcacacagtgccgcCATGCTTCCCGCTATGCATACTTATTATAAagcaaaatatctttttctaatTATTTCACATCTTAACAGTGACAAGTAGATGTAAAATTGTTGTTATTCCGttcaatcttcataaatacGCTTGCACCCGCAGAGAGCGTCGCTTACTTCGACATCGATCTCGGCAAGGGGGCACACGTGGTTAAACCCCAGACAGCAGTAGTCACTACCGCATTTTCTATGGGAGGAGCTTATCAAGATAAGAGAAAGCAGCTAAGTTATATTTAGCATCACTTCTCCTCACCAGCTGATAAGCACATGGTTTATCTGATAACACAGATTACTGACCACTCATTTTCGATAGCCTAAGACTTTACAACCAATGTTTGGAGTGTAAGAAAACAAATTGTTGATGGAAAATTTCATACtgtttatatgtatatgttttaaaggtaaacaaatcattataaataaatattaatttgtgtATAATTTACAGTTGTAATAAAATTGCTTACATTTTATAGACATATAATCCAAGTAAAATGATTTatcactgaaaaaaattaaccaagTCACTTTTCATAAAAAGTTTCAATAACTCTGTCCCACAAAGTGAATGcaaatttgtttgttttcgGTACAAGGTTTTTGTGGCCAGATCGAGATCTTGGTCGTTGTGCATCTTCAAAGTTACTAATTGATGTGTATTCTCGGTCCACATTTTCATTCCAGTCTGGGACAGCCATGTTTGACCTCCGTTTATACTCCTCATcaccaaattttattcttttatcatGATAGACGAGAAGGGTATTGTTAAAAGATTCAACATAATGCGTGTCAATACAGTTCACATAATCCTCTGGTGTCTTGTATATTTGTAGTTTATGAATCTCTGTCTTAAGAATTCTTTCTGCCTCAGAATCACTTAGGATGTTCTT is part of the Magallana gigas chromosome 3, xbMagGiga1.1, whole genome shotgun sequence genome and harbors:
- the LOC105344785 gene encoding micronuclear linker histone polyprotein → MDEDTDHKLPNLKICIENTESDEERRDRVAVSEDEELDYNEEVESSGSSEEDNVEFNVRLGNRKKSGDKGSRLDSKLLKTREDSRVIKSKSESEEGEINDSSDDSPVEFNVRLGELSSHSSRPKIQQKYESPSEDLIMKKYNPKLDRARRLGLEISKRDPSLNLHELYRSLGLEEDKIDEDRRGIRLEAIHFRGLKDMNTKDVFEYYREFNPGDVEWIDDQSCNVVWQDPLYTARAMLELSKSYDQIKLGDSRAEETSDTDMGKDKTKQPRKKKFMKKQKKDSSSSSSSSSSSSSSEDEEETSKKKQGSKKPTSSAKAKESTKKVSSQSKKEEVSKPEKMEEDDEDDFVLDLMDDGDKIEKGSKDMEVSEKSKKSESSKGSSKKEKPLDKKAKPSSSLKERQSRKDQRSSKRSNKTRDSSSSSSSSSSSSNGSGSSSSSSSSSSSSGSSSDSSSSSSSSSDEENKEKKQKVKVAKDDTSKAEKVKPTKRTPPEIPWPPGKWRLGKPFKKSKYLFLRYAMKTDKKLHSTEKTGKMYQKNRGTNNRDERGLISKSRKESFRSKQLQEQTGEAKTALSAKRSTIKYDDVEDIFGDDTVNVKMETDEIEEFGAKPQSKKEIEERLRSILGEKNPKAREPESEEEDLPPKEESDDDLDLTLTTKAAEVDEEAALMEQELDILLATPPRKRTMRMYADDVEEEKISKRVNKRQKTEESPELLRQREHSPEPRRRKDARDRISGKSVAMSTSSSSGGSDLRNKLKAIRRTPYDKPSSHARYQGVRVEVRD